The nucleotide sequence ATTTCCCACGCGGAAATTGCCGACACATACACAATCGATGCATGATCGATCTGGTTTCTTGCGGTTTCACTCAGCTTATCGCTTCCGTTTGCCAGCCAGAGAAGGGCGCATGTATCGAGGACAATTGTTTTTTCAAACATCTCCCCATTCTTCCTCGGTCGGTTCTGTGGGATCGTATTTTATCTCGATATTGCATAATTCGGAATGGACGGCGGTACGCTTGCCGTGAGGTACGGGATTTATTTCAGCGACGGCAATGCCGTGTCGCATGATGATTACCTTTTCGCCGTTCTGTTCGATAGCCCGAATAATGGCTGAAAAATGAGTTTTCGCATCATGTATATTGACGGAAATCATCGACTTTAAAAACAACCTTTCGGACTAAATATAACCAATAAAGTTGATTTTGTCAAGCTTTTTGATTTTTTTGCTTTTTAATCGAAAGCATCGAAATAATATGGGAAGCCTGTCCCTTCGTGAGGTTTTCCGGAATTTCTATTCCTTTTTCACTAATAATCGAAAGCTGCTTCTTCGTGGCAGGGTGTGTTCGCCATTTTCCCCTCAGATCGACAAGCCGGAGAATGTCCGGCCGATGTTCGGTCACATGGTGTTCGGCATACGCGATCGCCTGCCTGACGGTGTCGGTCGCTGTCATAATCGTATCCTTTCCCCGCGAACGCAGAATGACTTCCCATTTTCCGAGGATGGTCGCCGCGATGGTAATGGATTGTCCTTTTGTCAGGTTGAGTCCGTAGCTGTTTTTTCCGATAGTCGTCCAGCTGAAGCGTGCGCAGCTTCCGAGTTCGGGGGGAAGGCTGAGTTCGTACAGATCGATTTTTCTGCAACGGTAGCGCAGATCGTCCAATGAAAGGGCGAGGTCGGTCCTTACCCAGGGGCGGTTATCCGCCACCCACTGCAAGGCCTTCTCCACCTCGTCCGTTGTTTTTCCCGCGAGATCGAACCCGTCGGAAAACCCGAATAAAACGGGAAGCGTAACCAGTTCGTGCTCCCTGGTGACATCGACGATGTCGATCACCGTCGCCTTATCCTTTTCCTGATGAAGCCGCGTCGCCCGCCCGATCATCTGGGTATAGAGGAGTGACGACCGGGTCGGCCGCGCGAGAATGATCCCTTCGACGGACGCTTCGTCATAACCTTCCGTCAACACCATGCAGTTCGTCAGTACGGTTACCCTGCCCCCGCTGAAATCACGGAGAACCTTTTTCCGTTCAGCCCGGTCCATTTCACCGGTAACCGGTCTTACACTGATTCCCGCCTTCGAAAAAGCATCCGCCAGACTGTGCGTATGGGCGACATCGACGCAAAAACAGAGTGTTTTCCTGCCGGTGAGGTATTTCTTATAAATATCCACCACCAGATCGTTTCGTTCCCCGACATTGACGGCCCGGGAAAGATGGGAGGCGATATAATCGCCCATCCTTTTTTTGACCTGCCGCAAATCAATATCCGTTTCCACCCGGTAGCCGGTCAAAGGTGCGAGATACCCCCCGGCGATCATTTCCGGCAGGCTGCGTGAGAAGGTGATTTCATCAAAGACCTTGTCCAGTCCGGCCCCGTCGCCGCGTTTCGGCGTTGCCGTAAAACCGACAAGCAGTTTTTTCGTCTCCTTTTCCATGAGGCCGAGCCGTTCGAAAATTCTCCGGTAGGTCGAAGCGACGGCATGGTGAGCCTCATCGACAACGATGAGATAAAACTCGTCCGGATCGAACCGTCCGAGTCGTCCCGAGCCCTTTCTCCCCAGGGTCGGGACGCTCGCGACGACGACATCGCAGCCGGGATCCGCCGTACGCCCGGCCTGTTCTACTTCCACCGCGAGTTCGGGATTCGCCCGCGCTATTTTCTCCTTCGCCTGGTCGAGGAGTTCTTCACGGTGGGCCAGGACGAGCATCTTCTTTTTCATCCTGAAAAAATCCGGGAAAGAAGCGAAAACAACCGTCTTACCGGTTCCTGTCGGAAGGCACACCAGCTGTTTTCGAACACCCTGTTTGTAGCGTGCGAGGATCGTGTCGAGACATTCCTTTTGATAGTCCCGGAGCGTTACGGACATGCCGCCTAAAATCCGACCCTGGTTTCGAGAAAAATACTGTGTTTAATACAGTTGTCATGCTCGATAAGTTCCCGGTTCCATACATATTCAAAGGTATAGCCGGCGCCGGCTGTTAGCGTCCCCCATGAAAGCGGGAAGGTAGCCGAAAGATCGGTTGCAGCCTGAAAGACGTACTCGATCACATCCTGGGTGAGAAATCGCGACGGACCGTAGAAGGTCACCGTTCCGTCCTCGAGATATCCGTCGTCAT is from Spirochaetales bacterium and encodes:
- a CDS encoding DEAD/DEAH box helicase, with the protein product MSVTLRDYQKECLDTILARYKQGVRKQLVCLPTGTGKTVVFASFPDFFRMKKKMLVLAHREELLDQAKEKIARANPELAVEVEQAGRTADPGCDVVVASVPTLGRKGSGRLGRFDPDEFYLIVVDEAHHAVASTYRRIFERLGLMEKETKKLLVGFTATPKRGDGAGLDKVFDEITFSRSLPEMIAGGYLAPLTGYRVETDIDLRQVKKRMGDYIASHLSRAVNVGERNDLVVDIYKKYLTGRKTLCFCVDVAHTHSLADAFSKAGISVRPVTGEMDRAERKKVLRDFSGGRVTVLTNCMVLTEGYDEASVEGIILARPTRSSLLYTQMIGRATRLHQEKDKATVIDIVDVTREHELVTLPVLFGFSDGFDLAGKTTDEVEKALQWVADNRPWVRTDLALSLDDLRYRCRKIDLYELSLPPELGSCARFSWTTIGKNSYGLNLTKGQSITIAATILGKWEVILRSRGKDTIMTATDTVRQAIAYAEHHVTEHRPDILRLVDLRGKWRTHPATKKQLSIISEKGIEIPENLTKGQASHIISMLSIKKQKNQKA
- a CDS encoding type II toxin-antitoxin system Phd/YefM family antitoxin produces the protein MISVNIHDAKTHFSAIIRAIEQNGEKVIIMRHGIAVAEINPVPHGKRTAVHSELCNIEIKYDPTEPTEEEWGDV